The Flavobacterium commune genome contains a region encoding:
- a CDS encoding ATP-binding protein, which yields MILKKSSPKILFLIVSSSIVFLLLYAVLFYYINQTEKEAYRNSVELFESKVSQLLILESKPILTAINNDTNWDEFVDFTVTKDSVWYHETISNELAIYGADYLGAYDKHKQFIIRTPTQTIKTLDFIPKEAMLYLDKVGIGKFYLQIPEGIVEVTGATIHASDDPLKTKTKTSGYFFAARLINAKFIKNLENITSSAIKIIDAEEAVAEQRHVVSSVFPLKDSKGKLIGRLLFERKFEVYFENTINILYAIIVVFILYLIISLFYTQKLVYRPLYLVRKALEKSSKSAINELKKTSGEFSYIGNLFEENNSQKLDLIKAKIKAEEGDLLKASFLANLSHEIRTPMNAINGFTELILNTELSKEETVEYLNVIQNNGKNLVSIIDDLIEMSKIDSNQIAPNFSEINLESCIVELYKTIKVTIPKNKNIKFKLIKSSVAAAYNIVTDEIKLKQIIINLLTNAIKYTDEGLVTFSYEIDENENRIHFTIQDTGSGIDEDYHKHVFDRFKRVENDKSIQVGGLGLGLSISKAYIEILGGTISLESEVGVGSTFYFSIPLQYAKVAHIVVKPIREKEVVKSENKVILIAEDDNINFLLFQKMMQKMSYTIIRAHDGQEAVDICINNSDIDLVLMDIKMPVMNGFEAIEQIRPIRPELPIIAQTAYSSSEDKVKIKKAGFDDYITKPLNRERLFELINTY from the coding sequence ATGATATTAAAAAAATCGTCCCCAAAAATACTTTTTTTAATAGTTTCCTCTAGTATTGTTTTTTTGCTGCTATATGCTGTGCTGTTTTATTATATCAACCAAACAGAAAAAGAAGCCTATCGTAATTCGGTTGAATTGTTTGAGAGCAAAGTCAGTCAGTTGTTAATTTTGGAATCAAAACCTATTTTAACAGCCATAAACAATGATACCAATTGGGATGAGTTTGTAGATTTTACAGTAACTAAAGATAGTGTTTGGTATCATGAAACCATTAGTAATGAGCTGGCTATTTACGGAGCTGATTATCTAGGGGCTTATGATAAACACAAGCAATTTATCATTCGCACTCCAACTCAAACCATTAAAACCCTGGATTTTATTCCTAAAGAAGCCATGCTTTATTTGGATAAAGTGGGTATTGGTAAATTTTACCTTCAAATTCCGGAAGGTATTGTAGAGGTAACCGGGGCCACGATTCACGCTTCGGATGACCCACTTAAAACCAAAACTAAAACTTCGGGTTATTTCTTTGCTGCGCGATTGATTAATGCTAAATTCATTAAGAATTTAGAGAATATTACCTCTTCAGCTATCAAAATTATCGATGCCGAAGAAGCTGTTGCTGAACAAAGACATGTGGTAAGTTCGGTTTTTCCGCTGAAAGATTCTAAGGGGAAATTAATAGGCAGACTTCTTTTTGAAAGAAAATTTGAAGTTTATTTTGAAAACACAATCAATATTCTGTATGCCATCATTGTTGTTTTTATTCTCTATTTGATAATAAGTTTGTTTTATACTCAAAAATTAGTTTACAGACCGCTTTATTTGGTTCGGAAAGCTCTTGAAAAAAGCAGTAAAAGTGCCATTAACGAACTTAAAAAAACAAGTGGTGAGTTTAGTTATATTGGAAATTTATTTGAAGAAAACAACAGTCAAAAATTGGATTTGATAAAGGCAAAAATTAAAGCTGAAGAAGGTGATTTGCTAAAAGCTTCCTTTCTGGCTAATTTGTCGCATGAGATAAGAACACCTATGAATGCCATTAATGGTTTTACAGAGCTTATTCTGAATACCGAACTCAGCAAGGAGGAAACTGTTGAGTACCTTAATGTGATACAAAATAACGGTAAAAATCTGGTGTCTATTATTGATGATTTGATAGAAATGTCTAAGATCGATTCCAATCAAATTGCGCCTAATTTTAGCGAAATCAATTTAGAATCCTGTATTGTTGAGCTTTATAAAACAATTAAGGTAACTATTCCTAAGAACAAGAATATAAAATTCAAATTGATAAAAAGTTCCGTTGCCGCCGCTTATAATATTGTTACGGACGAAATTAAACTGAAACAGATTATTATTAATTTACTTACTAATGCTATCAAATATACAGATGAAGGTTTGGTGACTTTTAGTTATGAAATTGATGAAAATGAAAATCGAATCCATTTTACCATTCAGGATACCGGCTCCGGAATTGATGAAGATTATCATAAACACGTTTTTGATCGTTTCAAGCGGGTGGAAAATGATAAGTCAATACAAGTGGGCGGTTTAGGACTGGGGCTTTCTATTTCAAAGGCCTACATAGAAATTCTGGGAGGAACCATTAGCTTAGAATCTGAAGTGGGTGTGGGATCTACTTTTTATTTTTCAATTCCGTTGCAATATGCTAAAGTAGCGCATATAGTGGTCAAGCCAATTAGGGAGAAAGAAGTTGTAAAATCAGAAAATAAAGTGATTCTGATTGCAGAAGATGATAATATCAATTTCTTGTTGTTTCAAAAAATGATGCAAAAAATGTCCTACACCATTATCAGAGCTCATGATGGTCAGGAGGCCGTTGATATTTGTATCAATAATTCAGATATTGATTTAGTGCTGATGGATATTAAAATGCCGGTTATGAATGGTTTTGAAGCCATTGAACAAATAAGACCCATTCGTCCGGAACTGCCTATTATAGCGCAAACAGCTTATTCTTCTTCGGAAGATAAGGTTAAAATTAAGAAAGCCGGATTTGATGATTATATAACAAAACCACTGAACCGGGAACGTTTGTTTGAACTTATAAATACGTATTAG
- the mfd gene encoding transcription-repair coupling factor gives MSKSALYTLYETSPKTQQIVASLQEKNTAKLHLSGLLGSAVSFVIRSAFKKAELPFLVILNNKEEAAYYLNDLEQMIGEQDVLFYPASFRRPYQIEETDNANVLLRAEVLNRINSRKKPAVIVSYPEALFEKVVTRRDLDKNTLKVHVGDKISIDFINEVLFEYEFKRVDFITEPGEFSVRGGIVDVFSFSNDNPYRIEFFGDEVESIRTFDVATQLSIEQKKKITIIPNVENKVFQENRESFLDYISEQTVIFIQNTEDLLSQLDKQFARAEEAFEKLSKDIKHATPEQLFLNQQAFVKRALDFSIVELASKAIFRTTKKFEFHIQPQPSFNKQFDLLLNNLSENHFNGYKNYLFCSNEAQAKRFHDIFETLDEANSENIRKQYNTIVLPLYQGFIDEENQVSCYTDHQIFERYHKFSIKNGYSKKQNITLKELTTLSVGDYVTHIDHGIGKFGGLQKIQVEGKTQETIKLVYADNDIVYVSIHSLHKISKYNGKDGTPPKIYKLGSNAWKVLKQKTKARVKHIAFNLIQLYAKRRLEKGFQYAPDSYLQNELESSFIYEDTPDQTKSTQEVKADMESDRPMDRLVCGDVGFGKTEVAIRAAFKAVDNSKQVAVLVPTTILAYQHFRTFSERLKDMPVTIGYLNRFRTAKQKTETLKDLAEGKLDIVIGTHQLVNKNVVFKDLGLLIVDEEQKFGVNVKDKLKTIAANVDTLTLTATPIPRTLQFSLMAARDLSVITTPPPNRYPIETNVVGFNEEVIRDAISYEIQRNGQVYFINNRIENIKEVAGMIQRLVPNAKVGIGHGQMDGKKLEELMLAFMNGEFDVLVATTIIESGLDVPNANTIFINNANNFGLSDLHQMRGRVGRSNKKAFCYFICPPYSSMTEEARKRIQALEQFSELGSGFNIAMKDLEIRGAGDLLGGEQSGFINEIGFDTYQKIMNEAIEELKENEFKDLYPAENDIETKEYVKDLQIDTDFELLFSDEYINNISERLNLYNELSAIKNEEELVVFQNKLIDRFGPLPPRANALMNSIRIKWVATRVGIEKLVMKQGKMIGYFVSDQQSDFYQSNRFHKVLQFVQKHPSLCKMKEKQTANGLRLLLTFDNVKSTRRALELMEMLGGKEA, from the coding sequence TTGAGTAAATCTGCCTTATATACCCTCTACGAAACTTCGCCTAAAACGCAACAAATTGTTGCTTCGTTGCAGGAAAAAAATACAGCAAAACTACATCTTAGCGGTTTGCTGGGTTCGGCAGTTTCTTTTGTGATTCGTTCGGCGTTTAAAAAAGCCGAATTGCCTTTTTTAGTTATTTTAAATAACAAAGAAGAAGCGGCTTACTATTTGAATGATTTGGAACAAATGATAGGTGAGCAGGATGTGTTGTTTTATCCGGCTTCGTTTCGTCGTCCGTACCAAATTGAAGAAACCGATAATGCCAATGTCTTGCTTCGTGCCGAAGTATTAAACCGCATTAATTCCCGTAAAAAACCGGCTGTAATTGTCAGTTATCCCGAAGCGCTTTTCGAAAAAGTGGTAACGCGTCGCGATTTGGATAAAAACACTTTGAAAGTACATGTTGGGGATAAAATTTCGATTGATTTTATCAATGAAGTTTTATTCGAATACGAATTCAAAAGAGTCGATTTTATTACCGAACCGGGCGAATTTTCGGTTCGTGGAGGAATTGTAGATGTATTTTCTTTTTCGAATGATAATCCGTACCGAATTGAGTTTTTTGGTGATGAGGTCGAAAGTATCCGAACTTTTGATGTGGCTACACAGCTGTCGATTGAACAGAAAAAGAAAATCACCATTATTCCCAATGTGGAGAACAAGGTTTTTCAGGAAAACCGTGAGAGTTTCCTGGATTATATTTCGGAGCAAACGGTGATTTTTATTCAGAATACCGAGGATTTATTATCGCAATTAGACAAACAATTTGCCCGTGCTGAAGAAGCTTTCGAGAAATTGTCTAAGGATATTAAACACGCCACTCCGGAGCAATTATTCCTGAATCAGCAGGCGTTTGTAAAACGCGCTTTGGATTTTTCTATTGTAGAATTGGCTTCAAAAGCCATTTTCAGAACTACTAAAAAATTTGAATTCCATATTCAGCCACAACCCTCGTTCAACAAACAGTTTGATTTATTATTGAATAATCTGAGTGAGAATCATTTTAACGGTTATAAAAATTATTTGTTCTGTTCGAATGAAGCGCAGGCAAAGCGTTTTCATGATATTTTTGAAACTTTGGATGAAGCCAATTCGGAGAATATCCGCAAGCAATACAATACCATAGTTTTGCCTTTATATCAGGGGTTTATTGACGAAGAAAACCAAGTTTCCTGCTACACCGACCACCAGATTTTTGAGCGTTATCATAAATTCAGCATCAAAAATGGTTATTCGAAAAAACAAAATATCACGCTGAAAGAATTGACCACGCTTTCGGTGGGCGATTATGTAACGCACATTGACCACGGAATTGGGAAATTTGGCGGATTGCAAAAAATCCAGGTTGAAGGAAAAACGCAGGAAACCATTAAGCTCGTTTATGCCGATAATGATATTGTGTATGTGAGTATCCATTCGCTGCACAAAATTTCGAAATACAATGGAAAAGACGGGACGCCTCCAAAAATATATAAATTAGGTTCGAATGCCTGGAAGGTTTTAAAACAAAAAACCAAGGCCAGAGTCAAACATATTGCCTTCAATTTGATTCAATTGTATGCCAAAAGACGATTGGAAAAAGGCTTTCAGTATGCACCGGACAGTTATTTGCAAAACGAATTGGAAAGTTCGTTTATCTACGAAGATACGCCGGACCAGACCAAATCGACTCAGGAAGTAAAGGCCGATATGGAAAGCGACCGCCCGATGGATCGATTGGTTTGTGGGGATGTAGGTTTTGGAAAAACCGAAGTTGCCATTCGTGCTGCTTTCAAGGCTGTGGATAATAGCAAACAGGTAGCGGTTTTGGTACCAACGACCATCTTAGCTTACCAACATTTTCGTACTTTTTCGGAACGATTAAAAGACATGCCGGTAACTATAGGTTATTTGAATCGTTTTAGAACTGCCAAGCAAAAGACGGAAACTTTAAAAGATTTAGCTGAAGGAAAACTCGATATCGTAATTGGGACACACCAATTGGTCAACAAAAATGTAGTTTTTAAAGATTTAGGATTGTTGATTGTAGATGAGGAGCAAAAGTTTGGTGTGAACGTAAAAGACAAACTAAAAACCATTGCGGCGAATGTGGATACCTTGACTTTGACGGCAACGCCAATTCCAAGAACCTTACAGTTTTCGTTAATGGCAGCGCGAGATTTATCGGTAATTACAACGCCCCCGCCTAACCGTTATCCTATTGAAACCAATGTGGTTGGTTTTAACGAAGAAGTGATTCGCGATGCGATTTCGTATGAAATTCAGCGTAACGGACAGGTATATTTTATCAATAACCGAATTGAAAATATAAAAGAAGTGGCTGGAATGATTCAGCGTTTGGTACCTAATGCCAAAGTTGGAATCGGTCACGGACAAATGGACGGTAAGAAACTCGAAGAACTGATGTTGGCTTTCATGAACGGGGAATTTGATGTTTTGGTGGCTACAACTATTATCGAAAGTGGATTGGACGTACCTAATGCGAACACGATTTTCATTAATAACGCTAATAATTTTGGACTGTCTGATTTACACCAGATGCGTGGGCGTGTGGGACGAAGTAATAAAAAAGCGTTTTGCTATTTTATCTGCCCTCCTTATTCGTCAATGACAGAAGAAGCCCGAAAACGTATTCAGGCTTTGGAGCAATTTAGCGAGCTGGGCAGTGGATTTAATATTGCGATGAAAGATTTGGAGATTCGTGGTGCCGGGGATTTATTGGGTGGTGAACAATCTGGTTTCATCAATGAAATTGGTTTTGATACCTATCAAAAAATTATGAATGAGGCTATCGAAGAATTGAAGGAAAACGAATTTAAAGACTTGTATCCGGCAGAAAATGATATTGAAACCAAAGAATATGTAAAAGACCTGCAAATTGATACCGATTTTGAATTGTTGTTTTCGGATGAATACATCAATAATATTTCGGAACGTTTGAATTTGTATAACGAATTGAGTGCGATTAAAAACGAAGAGGAATTAGTGGTTTTCCAAAATAAACTGATTGACCGTTTTGGACCTTTGCCTCCGCGAGCCAATGCATTAATGAATAGTATCCGTATCAAATGGGTGGCAACGAGAGTTGGAATTGAAAAATTGGTGATGAAACAAGGAAAAATGATTGGTTATTTTGTGTCTGATCAGCAGTCTGATTTTTACCAGTCCAACCGTTTTCATAAGGTGTTGCAGTTTGTTCAAAAACATCCTTCGCTTTGTAAAATGAAAGAAAAACAAACCGCTAACGGTTTGCGCTTATTATTAACTTTTGACAACGTAAAATCAACCCGAAGAGCCTTGGAATTGATGGAGATGTTGGGTGGAAAAGAAGCTTAA
- a CDS encoding DMP19 family protein has translation MEFGRIIISENAANSENPQDIINSNISVINLMREEKIDDDLIHEDALMSYYLDYYYTQYSQGNFAQFVYNSGWNKELNELIEEGLQLIGAEKHLELFQAQAKKVRLMSSVKLAKFLKGKLEGINPIKDALNNDTFFSPEISGKENLVELNAAFLKSHPDTEVLSVDEMFAALEEFVGREIKRE, from the coding sequence ATGGAATTCGGAAGAATCATTATTTCAGAAAACGCAGCCAATAGCGAAAATCCTCAAGACATCATCAACTCGAATATTTCGGTAATTAACCTGATGCGTGAGGAAAAAATTGATGATGATTTGATTCACGAAGATGCTTTAATGAGCTATTATTTAGATTATTATTACACCCAATACAGTCAGGGAAATTTTGCGCAATTTGTGTATAATTCGGGCTGGAATAAAGAACTGAACGAACTGATTGAAGAAGGTTTGCAGTTAATTGGTGCCGAAAAACATTTGGAATTATTTCAGGCACAGGCTAAAAAAGTCCGTTTGATGAGCAGTGTTAAATTGGCTAAATTTTTAAAAGGGAAACTCGAAGGCATAAACCCAATTAAAGACGCTTTAAACAACGACACATTTTTTAGCCCAGAAATTTCGGGAAAAGAAAATCTGGTGGAACTGAACGCTGCTTTTTTAAAATCCCATCCCGATACCGAAGTGCTTTCGGTTGACGAAATGTTTGCTGCTTTAGAAGAATTTGTAGGCCGCGAGATAAAAAGAGAATAA
- a CDS encoding sensor histidine kinase, with translation MEILNQFSKLFVLDIRNTMGLLFWGNFALATLVFTFRFALFSKDNKTHLLVFGCSKIFQAFAWLAFFLRTDTVNINPINIVITNTLIFTSYYLESVAMLMMVKDSSKKVYRIQSILFAITLLLFYSTVWFEAPANIRVSLASFVIFTLLIVPSLRFLTAARSSLFKKILGFNYVILLVVLVFRTIYPLFKTSTTLYSVDPTQKIIFLIIFLMMMISGVGYLLLLQEEKEIQIKKLLDDKDKFFSIIAHDLRGPFNGIIGLSELLLENDNQLDNKETNEFIQLINQSSKSAFSLLDNLLTWAQSQTGSIEFSPKELEIHSVTDKTISLLSNIAKSKNISIRSEFEEKQHLVADRNMLETIFRNLISNAIKFTNTNGDVVLSMKKENGQLVFSVRDNGIGIAPDKIAQLFAINNRNTTSGTNDETGTGLGLMLCKDFVEKHGGQIWVNSQPGKGSDFMFSIPDNL, from the coding sequence ATGGAGATCCTCAATCAATTTTCGAAATTATTTGTATTGGATATTCGCAATACAATGGGATTATTATTTTGGGGAAATTTTGCTTTAGCCACTTTAGTTTTCACTTTTCGATTTGCACTTTTCAGCAAGGATAACAAAACACATTTATTAGTATTTGGTTGTTCTAAAATTTTTCAGGCTTTTGCATGGCTGGCTTTTTTTCTTCGAACAGACACCGTTAACATTAACCCAATCAACATTGTTATTACCAATACTTTGATTTTTACCAGTTACTATCTTGAATCCGTTGCCATGTTGATGATGGTGAAAGACAGTTCTAAAAAAGTCTATCGAATACAGTCTATATTATTTGCCATTACCCTTTTACTTTTTTACAGTACCGTTTGGTTTGAAGCCCCTGCTAATATCCGTGTTTCATTGGCATCCTTCGTTATTTTCACACTATTAATTGTGCCCTCTTTACGATTTTTAACAGCAGCACGAAGCAGTTTATTTAAAAAAATACTGGGTTTTAATTACGTCATATTGTTAGTAGTATTGGTTTTCAGAACGATTTACCCGCTTTTTAAAACCTCAACAACGCTGTACTCAGTCGATCCCACACAAAAAATCATATTCCTGATTATATTTCTAATGATGATGATTAGCGGAGTAGGTTATTTGCTTTTGTTACAGGAAGAAAAAGAAATACAAATCAAGAAATTATTAGACGACAAAGACAAATTTTTTTCCATCATTGCACATGATTTAAGAGGGCCGTTTAACGGAATTATTGGACTGTCAGAATTGTTATTGGAAAATGACAATCAATTAGACAATAAAGAAACAAATGAATTTATCCAACTCATCAATCAATCGTCAAAAAGCGCTTTTTCATTATTAGACAATCTGTTAACCTGGGCACAATCACAAACCGGCAGCATCGAATTCAGTCCCAAAGAACTCGAAATACATTCCGTAACCGACAAAACTATCAGTTTGCTGTCCAATATTGCCAAAAGCAAAAACATCTCAATACGTTCTGAATTTGAAGAAAAACAACATCTGGTAGCCGACAGGAATATGCTGGAAACTATTTTTAGAAATCTGATTTCAAATGCTATCAAATTTACCAATACCAACGGCGATGTGGTACTTTCGATGAAAAAAGAAAATGGTCAGCTTGTATTTTCTGTCAGAGACAACGGCATTGGAATTGCTCCCGATAAAATAGCACAGCTGTTTGCAATAAATAATCGAAACACCACATCAGGAACCAATGACGAAACAGGAACCGGATTAGGATTGATGCTATGTAAGGATTTTGTCGAAAAACATGGCGGTCAAATTTGGGTCAATAGTCAGCCGGGAAAAGGAAGTGATTTCATGTTCAGCATCCCCGATAATTTATAG
- the serS gene encoding serine--tRNA ligase produces MLQIAFIRENQEKVIKALAKRNLDAKSVVEEVVQLDERRRAAQVELDNILAESNKLSKDIGELMKAGEKSKAAILKEKTVSNKEKSKQLAETADAIAAELTEKLYTLPNLPADIVPEGKTPEENLNVFEAGEVPVLHEGAQPHWELVKKYDIIDFELGNKITGAGFPVYKGKGARLQRALINYFLDKNTAAGYNEVQVPHLVNEASGYGTGQLPDKEGQMYHDATDNLYLIPTAEVPVTNLFRDVILNENELPILTTAYTPCFRREAGSYGAHVRGLNRLHQFDKVEIVRIEHPEKSYEALDGMVEHVKEILDELKLPYRILRLCGGDMGFTSALTYDFEVFSTAQDRWLEISSVSNFETFQANRLKLRFKDKEGKNQLAHTLNGSSLALPRVLAGILENYQTPEGIVIPEVLRPYCGFDIIN; encoded by the coding sequence ATGTTACAAATTGCATTTATTAGAGAGAATCAGGAAAAAGTGATCAAGGCTTTGGCAAAAAGAAATTTGGATGCCAAAAGTGTTGTGGAAGAAGTGGTACAACTTGATGAGCGTCGTCGTGCTGCGCAAGTAGAGTTAGACAACATTTTAGCTGAATCTAATAAATTGTCCAAAGACATAGGCGAATTGATGAAAGCGGGTGAGAAATCTAAAGCAGCCATCTTAAAAGAAAAAACGGTTAGCAATAAAGAAAAAAGCAAACAATTAGCTGAAACTGCCGATGCTATTGCTGCTGAGTTAACAGAAAAACTATATACATTACCTAATCTTCCTGCTGATATTGTTCCGGAAGGAAAAACACCGGAAGAAAATTTAAACGTTTTTGAAGCTGGTGAAGTGCCTGTTTTACACGAAGGAGCACAGCCACACTGGGAATTAGTAAAAAAATACGACATCATCGATTTCGAATTAGGAAATAAAATCACAGGAGCAGGTTTCCCGGTTTATAAAGGAAAAGGAGCTCGTTTGCAACGTGCCTTAATCAATTATTTCCTGGACAAGAATACGGCTGCAGGTTACAATGAAGTTCAGGTACCACATTTGGTAAACGAAGCTTCAGGTTATGGAACAGGGCAATTGCCGGACAAAGAAGGGCAAATGTATCATGATGCAACCGATAATTTATATTTAATCCCAACGGCTGAGGTTCCGGTAACCAATTTGTTTAGAGATGTAATCTTAAACGAAAATGAGTTGCCAATTTTAACTACAGCTTACACGCCATGTTTCCGTCGTGAGGCGGGTTCTTATGGTGCTCACGTACGTGGATTGAATCGTTTGCACCAATTTGACAAAGTGGAAATTGTACGTATCGAACATCCTGAAAAGTCTTATGAGGCTTTAGACGGAATGGTAGAACATGTAAAAGAAATCCTGGACGAATTGAAATTACCATACCGAATTTTGCGTCTTTGTGGTGGCGATATGGGTTTCACTTCGGCTTTGACCTATGATTTTGAGGTGTTTTCTACAGCCCAAGACCGTTGGTTAGAAATTTCTTCCGTGTCTAATTTTGAGACTTTCCAGGCAAATCGTTTGAAATTGCGTTTCAAGGACAAAGAAGGAAAAAACCAATTGGCACACACTCTAAACGGAAGTTCATTGGCTTTGCCTAGAGTACTTGCGGGAATTCTTGAAAATTACCAAACTCCGGAAGGAATTGTAATTCCGGAAGTTTTACGTCCGTATTGCGGATTTGATATTATCAATTAG
- a CDS encoding tetratricopeptide repeat protein, with amino-acid sequence MKKLFLYITLLFSLFAIGQNEQLAQYYYDKGDFEKAKISYEELLENIPQNMQYFLRTVDCYQQLQQYDVAEKAIQNRLAKYNQGSLLVELGYNYQLQKNDAKAKSYYDEAIERIRKNPNEVYGIANSFERKVQLEYALKAYKTATEIQPNFNFNYQQGLLYGQLGNFEMMINTFLDEAYANPQTSIVIQNQLSRFMTDEADVSFSNALRKALVLKVQKSQDLFWSRYLSWFYIQQKEFSKAFIQEKAIYKRNPESLSTILNLANLAIEEENQEVAKEILDFVIENTKDLGLLVQAHSYLLELKIAKATEKDYAIINTEIEALLKQFEISPFTLSLQLIQAHFVAFNLKKPEQGRAIVKKALELQLNDYEVAQAKMELADILLFEEKFNQALLYYSQIEMDLKNDVVAHEASLKAAKTSYFKGDFPWALKQFKELKSANTQLIANDALEYFLLINDNTVADSTQTALKAFAKGDYLLYQNRNQEAIAQFQLVLKTFKGQEIEAVTQLRLGKVYEKTAEYNLALSQYQSIIDHHSDGIYIDEALFFSAEIYSKKLNEPEKAKPLYEKLIFNHQDSIYFVEARKKFRELRGDKNL; translated from the coding sequence ATGAAAAAGCTCTTTCTTTATATCACTTTGTTATTCTCGCTGTTTGCGATTGGTCAGAACGAACAATTAGCACAGTATTACTACGACAAAGGCGATTTTGAAAAAGCCAAAATCAGTTATGAGGAATTATTGGAAAACATCCCTCAAAACATGCAATACTTTCTTCGAACAGTAGATTGTTACCAGCAATTGCAACAATATGATGTTGCCGAAAAAGCCATCCAAAACCGTCTCGCAAAATACAATCAAGGCAGTCTTTTAGTTGAATTAGGATATAACTACCAACTGCAAAAGAATGATGCTAAAGCCAAAAGTTATTATGATGAGGCAATAGAGCGCATCCGTAAAAATCCCAATGAAGTGTACGGAATTGCTAATTCTTTTGAACGAAAAGTACAATTAGAATACGCATTAAAAGCTTATAAAACCGCTACTGAAATCCAGCCTAATTTTAATTTCAATTACCAACAAGGATTGCTATACGGACAATTAGGTAATTTCGAAATGATGATTAACACCTTTCTGGACGAAGCCTATGCAAATCCTCAAACTTCAATTGTGATTCAGAATCAATTGTCGCGTTTTATGACTGATGAAGCCGATGTGAGTTTTAGCAATGCTTTGCGAAAAGCTTTGGTTTTAAAGGTTCAAAAAAGTCAGGATTTGTTCTGGAGTCGTTATTTGAGTTGGTTTTATATCCAACAAAAAGAGTTTTCAAAAGCCTTTATTCAGGAAAAAGCCATCTACAAACGCAATCCCGAATCGCTTTCTACTATTTTGAATTTGGCAAATCTGGCCATTGAAGAAGAAAATCAGGAAGTAGCCAAAGAAATACTGGATTTTGTAATTGAAAATACTAAGGATTTAGGGTTGTTGGTTCAGGCACATTCGTATTTATTGGAATTAAAGATCGCTAAAGCAACCGAAAAAGATTACGCAATCATCAATACGGAAATTGAGGCTTTGCTGAAACAATTTGAAATAAGTCCTTTTACCTTATCTTTGCAGCTGATTCAGGCGCATTTTGTGGCTTTCAATTTGAAAAAACCGGAGCAGGGAAGAGCGATTGTAAAGAAAGCTTTGGAGTTGCAGCTCAATGATTACGAAGTGGCTCAGGCCAAAATGGAATTAGCGGATATTTTGCTTTTTGAAGAAAAATTCAATCAGGCGTTGTTGTATTATTCGCAAATTGAAATGGATTTGAAAAACGATGTGGTGGCTCATGAAGCGAGTTTGAAAGCGGCCAAAACGAGTTATTTTAAAGGTGATTTTCCTTGGGCATTAAAACAGTTTAAGGAATTGAAATCGGCAAATACGCAGTTGATTGCTAATGATGCCCTAGAATATTTTTTACTTATAAATGATAACACAGTAGCCGATTCGACACAGACGGCTTTGAAGGCTTTTGCCAAAGGCGATTATTTGTTGTATCAAAATAGGAATCAGGAAGCGATTGCGCAGTTCCAGTTGGTTTTAAAAACTTTTAAAGGACAAGAAATCGAAGCAGTAACGCAGTTGCGACTGGGGAAAGTTTATGAAAAAACAGCCGAATATAATTTGGCTTTAAGCCAATACCAATCGATAATTGACCATCATAGTGATGGAATTTACATTGATGAAGCGCTGTTTTTTTCGGCAGAAATTTATAGCAAGAAGTTAAACGAACCCGAAAAGGCAAAACCATTATACGAAAAGTTGATTTTCAATCATCAGGATAGTATTTATTTTGTCGAAGCCAGAAAGAAATTCAGGGAGTTAAGAGGAGATAAAAATCTGTAA
- a CDS encoding DUF4286 family protein, whose amino-acid sequence MIIYNITINIHESVHDQWMIWMQHKHIPEMLATGKFTNAKLVRVLVEEEMGGVTYSAQFTTDSLATLEKFYQEDDAVLQAEGQKLFGEKMLTFRTELQVISEH is encoded by the coding sequence ATGATAATTTATAACATTACAATTAATATACACGAAAGCGTTCATGACCAATGGATGATCTGGATGCAGCACAAACACATTCCTGAAATGCTAGCCACAGGCAAATTTACTAATGCTAAATTAGTTCGTGTTTTAGTAGAAGAAGAAATGGGAGGAGTGACTTATTCGGCTCAATTTACCACAGATAGTTTAGCGACTTTAGAGAAATTCTATCAGGAAGATGATGCAGTGCTTCAGGCAGAAGGACAAAAGCTTTTTGGTGAAAAAATGCTGACTTTTAGAACTGAGTTACAAGTAATTTCGGAACATTAA